AAATCTAATATTAATTAAAAATCATTCAGCTAATATTAGATTTATATTTCTATAATTATCACAAAGTAAATTACATTAAAGACTTAATCCATTCTAATAAGCGGCTTTTAGGCACAGCTCCGGCTAAATTAGCGGTAACCTCTCCATTTTTAAAAGCTAAAAAAGTTGGAATAGATCTAATACCATATTGCGCGGCTAAATCTGGTTGATCGTCAATATTAACTTTTACAATCCTTGCTTTTTCTCCTACTTCTGTAGCAATCTCATCTAATATCGGCGCCACAGCTTTACAAGGTCCACACCATTCTGCCCAAAAATCTACTATTACAACCTCTGGTGATTGTAATACTTTTTCTTCAAAATTTTGTTTTGTTACTGATAAAAGCATCATATATTCCTAACTATATTTAAGTTATTGTTTTTACTATTTCGTTATAAGCGTTATTTCTTAAATTTTCAGTAATATTATATGACTTTGGAACCTGCGTGTAAATCAAAATAACATCAATTTTCTTATCAGGATATAAGGGTTGAACAATTTTTTCATATAATGCTAACTGTGCAATATGAGCTATTGGAATATCTTCAATAGTTGAAGGGCAAAAACTAGTTTTATAATCAATTAACAATAAATTATTATCTTCGATGATAATTCGATCAATTAAACCTGAAATTTGTTTTTTGCTTCCATTTATTAACAATTCTCCTCTTATTGGAACTTCTGCTTTACTATTTTTACTAAAAATATAATTATATTCTGGATCATTTAATAATTTTAAAACAGAAGTAATTATAGATTGTTGCTGTGTTTGACTCCAATTTATTGCATAATTTTTTATATAATTTTTTGCTGCTTCTTCATGCTTATTTTTATCTATCATAGGTAAATATTGTAACAATTTATGAATTATTATACCTCGTTCTAATAAAAATACACTCTTTTCAGAAGGAATTGTTAACAAAGGTGATTGATATTTTTCTTGGTCATCCTTTACTAAAATATTTGAAGGTTGAATATGGTAAGTTAAATTTTTTTCTACCGGTAAAGTTTTTCTAAATATATCTGGTATCTCTGGATAATTAACGATCGTTTCCGTTTTTTGCTCATTGACTAACAGCAGATTACTTGCATTTTTTTTATATTTCCAACGCCAAAGCTTATCTTCATCAAGATAAGATTCCAGCTCCTCCGCATTAAAAACGGCTTTTACTCTATCCAACCATAAATTATCTTTTGTATTCTTTTCACCTTTAAAACCACATATTATCAATCTATCTTCAGCTCTAGTCATAGCTACATACAATAATCTACAATATTCATCCTCTTTTTGCTGCAATTCTTTATTACAGATTTCTTTAAATACAGATAAATTTTTATTATCCTTATTTAAAAATAAATGTAATTTCTTATCATCTTGAGCATTTCTATCAAAAACATATAAATTAGTTGAACTTTTCGCTGGGTTTGACTCTATTTTTCCTGGATCAATTAAAAAAACAATAGGAGCTTCTAACCCTTTAGAACCATGAACTGTCATAATTCTTACCTGATCTAAAGTCTGCTCTAAATCTCTCTTAATTGTAGGATTTGCTTCCGTTAAATTATCTATTAACAGTTCTAAACTATTAATTTTATTATTTTCACAATCAAGCAACTTATCTAAAAAAATATTTAATATTTCATTCACACCCTCACCTAATCTAGCAACGAACCTTTTTCTAACTTCATATTGTGCTAAAATACGGTTATAAAATTCAAAAGGTGTAATATTATCTACTAACGCTAAAAATATCTCTAATTCCATTAAAATATCAGCTATCTTTTGATCATCTTTTGCATATTTTTTAATCGCATAGAATAAACTGGAATTTTTATCTCTATTATGAGCTAAGTCAAATAACTGTTGTTCTGTTAAATTAAAAATAGGACTTTTTAACACTGCAGCTAAAGACAGATCATCAGCTGGTTGTAACAAAAATTTACCTAAAGCAATTAAATCTTGAATAGCAATGTGATCTAATAATTTTAAAGTATCTTCACCCGTGGTTGGAATATTATAATTATTAAATGACTTTATTAATAAAGGTAATATATTAGTTCTATTTTTTACTAAAATTAATATATCACTTGGTTTTATAGGTCGATTTTTTTCTAACAATATCTGTTTTTCTGTTAACCAACCAGATATAGTTTTAGCTATTTTATTAGCTAATTTACTTACAGCTGTAGTTACGCTAGCTTTATCCATATCCCAATTAGTGAAATCATTCTTAACTTTTTCAACAATTACATAATCCCATAATTCCACTTCTCCAACGATATTTTTTCTAATAAAATCATGTGTCGTTGGCTGTTTATCAACACTTAAACCTCTATAATTATTTGGCTTAGAAAAAACTTTATCAACGGCTTCAATCACTGCGGGTGAAGACCTAAAAGAAAAATTCAATTTAACTTGCTCAAATGATAAATTTGCTGCTTTAGCTTTATTTTTAAAATATCTATAATTATTCGCAAATTCTTGCGGATCAGCTCCTCTAAAAGAATATATTGACTGTTTTTCATCGCCAACAGCAAAAATAGTACGATTTTTAATTATTTGCCCTTCACCAGCAAAAAATTCACTTGTTAGTAATTGAATAATTTCCCATTGTTGTTTACCAGTATCCTGCGCTTCATCAACTAAAATATGTTCTATACCTTTATCAAGTTTATAATGAATCCAAGCGACATCACAAGATTTTAACAAGGCTAAAGTTTTAGAAATTAAGTCATCATAATCTAAAATGGACGATTGATTTTTTAACCTATTATATTTACCTAAAAAATATTTAGCTACTTTAAATAATTGTATATTATCTTCTATTAAATCTAAGATAGCTATTTGTTCTAACCAGATTAATAATTGTTTTGCCTTTAATTCCATTAACTCAACAATATCAGGTAACTCATTTCTAGTAGCTTGAGTAGCAATTATATTAAATTGTTTTAATTCAATATGCTTAGAATCAGCTTTAACACAAAAGATAGATATTAATTTTTCTGACCAGCAATCAGCTGGTAATTTCCAACATTCATCTAATTGAGCTATAAAATTAGCGGCTCTTTTTCCTCCATATGATAATGCCTGTAGAATATTTCTCCAACTAATAGAGCTAAAATCATTCTTAATTTTTATATATAAGTCGTCTTTAGTTAAATCTTGAAGTAGATTAAATAATTCCAAATAAAAAGAATTTTCTAACTCTTGATGTAAATTTAATATAACTTCCTCTTTTTTAACTATTTCTCGTAAAAATTTTTTAAAATTATATCCGCCTAATTTTCTAAAGCTATTTATTAATAAATCAGCTTCAATAGAATTTTTATCGTTTTTAACATCAATAAATAATTCCTGATAACATTGCTCAAAAATTATATTAATTTTATTTTCATCCACTTTAAAAGCTGGAAATAATTGAGCCTCTAACGGAAATTGTCGTAAAATACCCTCACAAAAACTATGTATTGTTTGTATTCGAAGCCCACCAGGAGTTTCTAAAGCTTTAGCAAATAATTGCCTGGCTTTAATGATGTCTTTTTGACTTGGATGATTACCAGTTAAAGCAAATAACTTTTGTTTTAACTGCTCTTCACTTAAGTTAACCCATAAAGATAATCTATTAAATATTCGCTCTTGCATAACAGCTGCCGCAGCTTTGGTATAAGTAAGACATAATATGCGAGCGGGTTTAACTCCAGTTAACAATAATCGTAAAACTCTTTCAGTTAACACATGTGTTTTTCCAGAACCAGCATTAGCTGCAACCCAAATATTCATATCTGGATTTGAGGCCATATTTTGTGCTGCAATAGCTATTGTAGGAATTTGATTAATCATTGTGTAATCCCTCCAACCATTCATCTATACGAGCCAAATGATCATAATCATTCTTATAATTAGCGTTTTTAGGGCGGCTATAAGATAAATATACTGAATTTGGATCATTATATTTATTCAATAACCAAATTAATTCTTGTTCTACTTCAGCTAATGTATCCTGTAGCTGTTCTATAGAATATTTCTTCACAAAAGAAGTTACTGAAAACTCACCTTTTACTGACCAAAAAAGATAAACCACATCTAATATTTTATCAATTTTCACCTCTGGAAATCCCTGTTGAAGTGCAATTAATGCTTCTAATAATAATTGTGGATATTCTAACTTTCCTACCTTGTCCATAGAGATAGATGTGCCTGTTTTTAGATCTATTATTACTGCAAAATTATCGTTACATATATCTAAACGATCTACTCTACAAGATAGACTTACATTAGTATTAGCAATAGGTACTTTTTTTGATTGTTTTTCTAAAAATATTTTTATATTAGGCTGTTCATTATGCCAACTTAAAAAATCATTAGCTATATTTTCAAAAGCATCCCACCAAATAAAGGCTAAATCTGCAGGTAAATCTTCTTTTGCAAATTCTATTCTAGCGATATTTAATAATTCTGATAAAGCTTGCTGTTTATCAATTATATGATGATTTTCACAAAAAATAGCAAAA
The Bartonella sp. DGB1 genome window above contains:
- the trxA gene encoding thioredoxin; its protein translation is MMLLSVTKQNFEEKVLQSPEVVIVDFWAEWCGPCKAVAPILDEIATEVGEKARIVKVNIDDQPDLAAQYGIRSIPTFLAFKNGEVTANLAGAVPKSRLLEWIKSLM
- the addA gene encoding double-strand break repair helicase AddA; this translates as MINQIPTIAIAAQNMASNPDMNIWVAANAGSGKTHVLTERVLRLLLTGVKPARILCLTYTKAAAAVMQERIFNRLSLWVNLSEEQLKQKLFALTGNHPSQKDIIKARQLFAKALETPGGLRIQTIHSFCEGILRQFPLEAQLFPAFKVDENKINIIFEQCYQELFIDVKNDKNSIEADLLINSFRKLGGYNFKKFLREIVKKEEVILNLHQELENSFYLELFNLLQDLTKDDLYIKIKNDFSSISWRNILQALSYGGKRAANFIAQLDECWKLPADCWSEKLISIFCVKADSKHIELKQFNIIATQATRNELPDIVELMELKAKQLLIWLEQIAILDLIEDNIQLFKVAKYFLGKYNRLKNQSSILDYDDLISKTLALLKSCDVAWIHYKLDKGIEHILVDEAQDTGKQQWEIIQLLTSEFFAGEGQIIKNRTIFAVGDEKQSIYSFRGADPQEFANNYRYFKNKAKAANLSFEQVKLNFSFRSSPAVIEAVDKVFSKPNNYRGLSVDKQPTTHDFIRKNIVGEVELWDYVIVEKVKNDFTNWDMDKASVTTAVSKLANKIAKTISGWLTEKQILLEKNRPIKPSDILILVKNRTNILPLLIKSFNNYNIPTTGEDTLKLLDHIAIQDLIALGKFLLQPADDLSLAAVLKSPIFNLTEQQLFDLAHNRDKNSSLFYAIKKYAKDDQKIADILMELEIFLALVDNITPFEFYNRILAQYEVRKRFVARLGEGVNEILNIFLDKLLDCENNKINSLELLIDNLTEANPTIKRDLEQTLDQVRIMTVHGSKGLEAPIVFLIDPGKIESNPAKSSTNLYVFDRNAQDDKKLHLFLNKDNKNLSVFKEICNKELQQKEDEYCRLLYVAMTRAEDRLIICGFKGEKNTKDNLWLDRVKAVFNAEELESYLDEDKLWRWKYKKNASNLLLVNEQKTETIVNYPEIPDIFRKTLPVEKNLTYHIQPSNILVKDDQEKYQSPLLTIPSEKSVFLLERGIIIHKLLQYLPMIDKNKHEEAAKNYIKNYAINWSQTQQQSIITSVLKLLNDPEYNYIFSKNSKAEVPIRGELLINGSKKQISGLIDRIIIEDNNLLLIDYKTSFCPSTIEDIPIAHIAQLALYEKIVQPLYPDKKIDVILIYTQVPKSYNITENLRNNAYNEIVKTIT